A genomic region of Chloroflexota bacterium contains the following coding sequences:
- a CDS encoding cytochrome b/b6 domain-containing protein: MTTASPIFRTDGYSILSILAHWLAAVLIASLFLTHESERGTAAYVFHVSGGAIAGLILLWRVWHRARRGVAAAPNQWAIFNLTARIVHWGLLVAIVVVVISGYLLPWTLGRELDVFGFGIPSPMEANRGLHEFMERVHDVSGHLFIPLLALHVLGAIKHIVFDRRGAGLRMFKPVSDGR; encoded by the coding sequence CCCATATTCCGCACGGACGGCTACTCGATTCTATCCATCCTCGCCCACTGGCTGGCGGCGGTCCTGATAGCCTCGTTGTTCCTGACCCATGAAAGTGAACGCGGTACTGCTGCCTACGTCTTTCACGTGAGTGGCGGTGCGATAGCCGGTCTGATCCTCCTGTGGCGGGTATGGCATAGAGCAAGACGCGGTGTGGCGGCCGCACCGAACCAATGGGCCATCTTCAATCTCACGGCACGAATTGTTCACTGGGGACTGCTCGTCGCGATCGTTGTGGTGGTGATCTCCGGCTACCTGCTGCCCTGGACTCTCGGGCGGGAACTGGACGTGTTCGGGTTCGGCATTCCCTCTCCCATGGAAGCGAACCGAGGCCTGCACGAGTTCATGGAACGCGTGCACGACGTCTCGGGCCACCTCTTCATCCCCTTGCTCGCCTTGCATGTGCTCGGAGCAATCAAGCACATCGTCTTCGACAGGCGGGGCGCGGGGCTTCGCATGTTCAAGCCGGTATCCGATGGGCGTTAG